A genome region from Mastacembelus armatus chromosome 8, fMasArm1.2, whole genome shotgun sequence includes the following:
- the LOC113140255 gene encoding cysteine protease ATG4D-like, producing the protein MNPSAPSAHSEGPSSADDLMDDWLFLSSESAEPQVLEVSRDEQEAEDRGRLKSKLVSAWNSVKYGWPLKQKSKFSKTSPVTMLGKSYELKYQGDREFFRRSFTSMLWLTYRRGFAPLAGCSLTTDSGWGCVLRTGQMLLAQGLLLHLMPPDWTWSVSHHAVKDDMDLKSRPAGRGQSFQEGPHNRSRKLSLGSLLDRPMEATHRRVVSWFADRPEAPFGIHHLVELGKSSGKKAGDWYGPSIVAHILRKAVAASADLPTLVVYVAQDCTVYLEDVKRLCERPSTHSWTSVIILVPVRLGGQDLNPAYITCVKKLLMLKCCIGIIGGKPKHSLFFVGFQGDHLLYLDPHYCQLTVDVKKENFPLESFHCNYPRKMSFSRMDPSCTIGFYAKSQKDFKSLCTVVNEALSTSADTYPMFIFAEGQSHEQVGGTRPTGVTYIQRKNERKRVDTSSSLDEFVLL; encoded by the exons ATGAATCCCAGCGCCCCCTCGGCTCACTCTGAGGGCCCGTCGTCTGCAGATGATCTCATGGACGACTggcttttcctctcctctgaaTCTGCGGAACCTCAGGTCCTAGAAGTGAGCAGGGATGAGCAAGAGGCAGAGGACAGAGGCAGACTCAAATCCAAGTTGGTGTCTGCATGGAACAGTGTCAAATATG GCTGGCCCTTGAAGCAGAAATCCAAATTCAGTAAAACCTCTCCTGTGACCATGCTTGGAAAGTCCTATGAGCTCAAGTATCAAG GGGACAGGGAGTTTTTCCGCCGCTCCTTTACATCCATGCTGTGGCTAACATACAGACGGGGTTTCGCTCCTCTGGCCGGCTGCTCTCTGACCACCGACAGCGGCTGGGGTTGTGTTCTTCGTACGGGGCAGATGCTGCTGGCGCAGGGCCTCCTGCTGCACCTCATGCCTCCAG ATTGGACCTGGTCTGTGAGTCACCACGCAGTCAAAGATGACATGGACCTCAAGAGTCGCCCTGCAGGCCGTGGGCAGAGTTTCCAGGAAGGGCCTCATAACAGGAGTCGCAAACTGAGCCTGGGCTCCCTGCTGGACAGACCCATGGAGGCTACACACAGGAGGGTGGTGTCGTGGTTCGCAGACCGGCCCGAGGCCCCCTTTGGGATTCACCACCTGGTGGAGTTGGGAAAGAGCTCAGGGAAGAAGGCCGGGGACTGGTATGGTCCTTCGATTGTGGCGCATATCCTCAG GAAGGCTGTGGCAGCATCAGCAGACCTTCCCACCCTGGTGGTTTATGTTGCACAAGACTGTACCG TCTACTTAGAGGATGTGAAGAGGTTGTGTGAGCGGCCTTCCACTCACTCCTGGACGTCTGTTATCATCCTGGTTCCTGTGCGACTTGGAGGACAAGACCTGAATCCTGCCTACATCACATGTGTCAAA AAACTCTTGATGTTAAAATGCTGCATTGGAATCATCGGGGGCAAACCAAAGCACTCTTTGTTCTTCGTCGGCTTCCAGG GTGACCACCTGCTGTACCTGGATCCTCACTACTGCCAGCTCACCGTGGACGTAAAGAAGGAGAACTTTCCCCTGGAG TCGTTTCACTGTAATTATCCCAGGAAAATGTCTTTCTCTCGCATGGACCCCAGCTGCACAATAGGGTTTTATGCCAAGAGCCAAAAAGACTTTAAATCACTGTGCACGGTTGTGAATGAG GCTCTGTCCACGTCTGCAGACACCTACCCCATGTTCATATTTGCAGAGGGACAGAGTCACGAGCAGGTGGGAGGCACCAGACCCACAGGCGTCACCTACATCCAGAGGAAGAACGAGCGGAAAAGGGTCGacaccagcagcagcctggATGAGTTTGTTCTGTTGTGA